Proteins encoded in a region of the Paenibacillus sp. E222 genome:
- a CDS encoding adenosylhomocysteinase translates to MTTPALQNSIVKDMGLASEGHLKIDWVEAHMPVLNRIRRQFEQDLPFKGLKVAICLHLEAKTAYLAKVIQAGGAEVTITHSNPLSTQDDVCAALVEDGVTVYAKHNPDPVEFKELQLRALEVKPDLIIDDGGDFATIIASERPDLAATIRGGAEETTTGIIRLKALAKEGQLRFPMVAVNDAYCKYLFDNRYGTGQSAFDGIIRTTNLVVAGKNVVVAGYGWCGKGVAMRAKGLGANVIVTEIDPIKAVEAHMDGFRVMTMVEAAKLGDFFIAVTGNKDVITGEHYDVMKDGAILSNAGHFDVEVNKPELAKRSDSIRTVRRNIEEYRFKDGRKMYLLAEGRLVNLGAADGHPAEIMDTTFALQALGLRYVSENYAELGKTVVNVPYDIDQQVASYKLESLNIAIDSLSAEQEKYLDSWKF, encoded by the coding sequence ATGACTACCCCTGCATTGCAAAACAGTATCGTTAAGGATATGGGTCTCGCTTCGGAAGGTCATCTGAAAATTGATTGGGTAGAAGCGCATATGCCGGTGTTAAACCGCATTCGGCGCCAATTTGAACAGGATCTTCCGTTTAAAGGGTTGAAAGTAGCCATTTGCCTTCACCTTGAGGCCAAAACAGCTTACCTGGCGAAAGTCATTCAAGCTGGTGGTGCAGAAGTGACGATTACACACAGCAATCCATTGTCAACGCAGGACGACGTTTGTGCTGCTCTGGTGGAAGACGGCGTTACGGTGTATGCCAAACATAATCCAGACCCTGTAGAGTTCAAAGAACTGCAGCTCCGTGCACTTGAAGTGAAACCTGATCTGATTATTGATGACGGTGGAGACTTTGCCACTATTATTGCATCTGAACGTCCTGATCTAGCTGCGACGATTCGTGGCGGAGCAGAGGAAACGACAACGGGCATCATTCGTCTGAAAGCTTTGGCGAAAGAAGGACAATTGCGTTTCCCAATGGTTGCAGTCAATGACGCTTATTGCAAATACTTGTTTGATAACCGTTACGGTACAGGTCAGTCTGCATTCGATGGCATCATCCGTACAACCAATCTGGTCGTTGCAGGAAAGAACGTAGTTGTAGCGGGTTATGGATGGTGTGGTAAAGGTGTAGCGATGCGTGCCAAAGGGCTTGGAGCAAATGTTATCGTAACTGAAATCGATCCTATTAAAGCCGTAGAAGCACATATGGACGGATTTCGTGTCATGACGATGGTGGAAGCTGCCAAATTGGGTGATTTCTTCATCGCTGTTACCGGCAATAAAGACGTGATCACTGGAGAGCATTACGATGTGATGAAAGATGGAGCAATTCTTAGCAATGCGGGTCACTTTGACGTGGAAGTAAACAAACCTGAACTTGCTAAACGTTCCGATTCGATTCGTACCGTACGCCGCAACATTGAAGAATATCGCTTCAAAGATGGCCGTAAGATGTATTTGCTGGCTGAAGGACGTCTCGTAAACCTGGGTGCAGCCGATGGACACCCTGCCGAGATTATGGATACAACGTTTGCTTTGCAAGCGCTGGGTCTGCGTTATGTGAGTGAAAACTATGCGGAACTGGGTAAAACCGTTGTTAATGTACCTTATGACATCGATCAACAGGTTGCCAGCTACAAACTGGAAAGCTTGAATATTGCCATTGACTCCCTGTCCGCCGAGCAGGAAAAATATCTGGACAGCTGGAAATTCTAA
- the mraZ gene encoding division/cell wall cluster transcriptional repressor MraZ, with the protein MFMGEFQHSIDDKGRVIIPAKFRESLGPSFVVTRGLDQCLFVYPMEEWGVMEQKLKALPLMKSDARAFTRFFFSGATECELDKQGRVNLPGNLREYAKLDKDCVVLGVSNRVEIWSKGIWESYFNQSEEAFNDIAEKLVDFNFDL; encoded by the coding sequence ATGTTTATGGGGGAGTTCCAACATAGCATTGATGACAAGGGTCGGGTTATTATTCCGGCTAAATTCCGCGAATCTCTGGGACCGTCTTTCGTTGTCACACGGGGTTTGGACCAGTGTCTTTTCGTGTACCCCATGGAGGAGTGGGGGGTCATGGAACAGAAGCTCAAAGCACTGCCATTGATGAAATCCGATGCTCGTGCGTTTACCCGGTTTTTTTTCTCGGGTGCCACCGAATGTGAATTGGACAAACAGGGCAGGGTAAATTTGCCGGGCAATCTTAGAGAGTATGCCAAGCTGGACAAGGATTGCGTTGTTCTTGGCGTGTCGAACCGGGTGGAGATTTGGAGCAAAGGCATATGGGAGAGTTATTTCAATCAATCCGAAGAAGCATTCAACGACATTGCCGAAAAGCTGGTCGATTTTAATTTTGATCTATAA
- the rsmH gene encoding 16S rRNA (cytosine(1402)-N(4))-methyltransferase RsmH, with product MFHHITVLKEEATEGLNIKQDGIYVDCTLGGGGHSSVIASKLGPGGRLIALDQDDWALDNAREKLAPYGERITLVKTNFRDLEQVLKELDVPMKDGVPQVDGILYDLGVSSPQFDEGERGFSYNHDAPLDMRMDQDASLTAKEIVNEWPEEEIARILYRYGEEKFSRRIARVIVEKRKQSTIETTGELVELIKEGIPAAARRTGGHPAKRSFQALRIAVNDELGAFEEALHQAVRCLAPGGRVSVITFHSLEDRICKQIFSSYLEKCTCPPDFPLCVCGGKGVLRLVNRKPLIPTETELAENSRARSAKLRVAEKL from the coding sequence TTGTTTCACCACATAACCGTACTCAAAGAAGAGGCAACAGAGGGTTTAAACATCAAGCAGGACGGTATATACGTGGACTGCACTTTAGGCGGTGGCGGACACAGCTCCGTGATTGCATCCAAGCTCGGTCCAGGGGGACGTCTGATCGCACTGGATCAGGATGATTGGGCTTTGGATAATGCGCGTGAAAAATTGGCTCCATACGGAGAGCGGATTACATTGGTCAAAACCAATTTCCGTGATCTGGAGCAGGTATTGAAAGAACTGGATGTACCGATGAAAGATGGCGTGCCACAGGTAGATGGAATTTTGTACGATTTGGGGGTATCATCGCCGCAATTCGACGAAGGCGAACGTGGATTTAGCTACAACCACGATGCTCCGTTGGATATGCGTATGGATCAGGACGCGTCTCTTACCGCCAAAGAGATTGTTAACGAATGGCCGGAAGAGGAGATTGCCCGCATTTTGTATCGCTATGGTGAAGAGAAATTCTCTAGAAGAATTGCTCGTGTCATTGTTGAAAAACGAAAGCAGTCCACAATTGAGACTACTGGCGAACTGGTGGAATTGATCAAAGAAGGGATTCCGGCGGCGGCGCGTCGTACCGGAGGACATCCTGCAAAACGCAGCTTTCAGGCATTGCGAATTGCCGTTAATGATGAGCTGGGCGCGTTCGAAGAAGCGTTACATCAGGCCGTTCGGTGCTTGGCACCAGGCGGACGTGTATCTGTTATTACTTTTCACTCACTTGAGGACCGAATTTGCAAACAGATTTTTAGCAGTTATCTGGAGAAATGTACTTGCCCTCCCGATTTCCCGTTATGTGTTTGCGGCGGTAAGGGTGTCTTGCGTTTAGTGAACAGAAAGCCGCTGATTCCAACGGAAACGGAACTGGCCGAAAACTCCCGTGCTCGTTCAGCAAAGCTGCGCGTAGCCGAGAAACTGTAA
- a CDS encoding ABC transporter permease has protein sequence MDSQAALKSQESVSLFKDAMYRLATNKAAMISLAVLVLVVIFSMIGPTSLFSSYNYYSNDLLNANAAPSAEHWFGTDELGRDVWVRTWVGARVSLTVGLAAALIDLVIGVIYGAIMGFYGGRVDGIMNKFSEILYSLPYMLVVILLLVVLEPSLTTIIIALTITGWISMSWIVRGEIMQLKNRDFILAARSMGASTGRQLFRHLLPNAVGPILVTLTLSIPNAIFAEAFLSFLGLGVSAPKSSLGSMINDALTGWTLYPWRMWFPAGLMVMTMLAFNLLGDGLRDALDPKLRK, from the coding sequence CTGGATAGTCAGGCAGCGTTGAAATCGCAAGAGAGTGTATCGCTATTCAAAGACGCTATGTACAGACTTGCAACCAACAAGGCCGCTATGATTAGTTTGGCTGTTCTAGTCCTTGTTGTCATTTTCTCTATGATTGGTCCAACTTCGTTGTTCTCAAGCTATAATTATTATTCCAATGATTTGTTGAATGCCAATGCTGCACCGAGTGCAGAACACTGGTTTGGAACAGATGAACTGGGTCGCGATGTATGGGTAAGAACCTGGGTAGGTGCACGTGTGTCTCTTACTGTAGGTTTGGCGGCTGCTTTGATTGACCTTGTTATCGGGGTCATTTATGGAGCCATTATGGGCTTCTACGGTGGACGTGTTGATGGCATCATGAACAAGTTCTCTGAGATCCTGTACTCCCTGCCTTACATGCTCGTTGTTATCTTGTTGCTGGTTGTATTGGAGCCAAGTCTGACAACGATTATCATTGCACTTACCATCACAGGCTGGATCAGTATGTCTTGGATTGTGCGTGGTGAGATTATGCAGCTCAAAAACAGAGACTTTATCCTTGCTGCTCGTTCGATGGGCGCAAGCACTGGACGTCAACTGTTCCGTCATTTGTTGCCAAATGCTGTCGGACCAATTCTCGTTACATTGACGTTGTCCATCCCAAATGCGATCTTCGCAGAAGCATTTTTGAGCTTCCTCGGATTGGGTGTATCTGCACCTAAGTCCTCTCTTGGATCTATGATCAATGATGCACTTACAGGCTGGACGCTGTATCCTTGGCGGATGTGGTTCCCTGCAGGTTTGATGGTTATGACAATGCTTGCATTTAACTTGCTTGGTGACGGTTTGCGCGACGCGCTTGATCCGAAATTACGTAAATAG
- a CDS encoding ABC transporter ATP-binding protein: protein MEPILTVKDLSVSFTTRSGEFDAVKNVSFELGKGETLGIVGESGSGKSVTAQTIMKLIPSPPSKVKSGEITFHGQDLLNKTDKQMEAIRGKDIGMIFQDPMTSLNPTIKIGKQITEVLRKHQNMSKKDAEKSALEMLELVGIKNAEVRMNHYPHQFSGGMRQRAMIAIALACRPSLLIADEPTTALDVTIQAQILDVMKDMQQKLGTSIMLITHDLGVVAGMCDRVVVMKEGEVVETGTTAEIFSNPQHPYTIKLLNALPRLDEPKKEKPTPVGIIKGANKPLVQVKNLKQYFNLGKGNILKAVNDVSFDIFEGETLGVVGESGCGKSTTGRTILRLYEPTGGNVNFNGTDIYKLSPRKMKEMRKDMQMIFQDPYASLNPRFNVMDIIGESLDIHGLASSKAERKRRVEELLDLVGLNPSHALRYPHEFSGGQRQRIGIARALAVDPKFIICDEPLSALDVSIQAQVVNLLEELQQRLGLTYLFIAHDLSMVKHISDRVAVMYMGKVVELAESEELYANPIHPYTKTLLSAIPVPDPEVEASKRRILLPEEQALKNGSGGPVNDPYNLQNAQLIEVSKGHWVAEPYV from the coding sequence ATGGAGCCGATTTTAACAGTCAAAGACCTGAGTGTGTCATTTACGACGCGTTCTGGTGAGTTTGATGCCGTTAAAAATGTGAGTTTTGAACTTGGCAAAGGAGAGACGCTGGGGATCGTAGGTGAATCCGGTAGTGGTAAGAGTGTTACTGCCCAAACCATCATGAAATTGATTCCCTCCCCGCCTTCGAAGGTCAAAAGCGGAGAAATTACTTTTCACGGGCAGGACCTGCTGAATAAGACAGATAAACAGATGGAAGCCATCCGTGGTAAAGATATCGGCATGATCTTCCAGGATCCAATGACTTCTTTGAATCCTACCATCAAAATTGGTAAGCAAATTACCGAGGTACTGCGCAAGCATCAGAATATGTCCAAAAAAGACGCTGAAAAAAGCGCATTGGAAATGCTCGAACTTGTAGGCATCAAAAATGCGGAAGTGCGTATGAACCATTATCCGCACCAATTTTCCGGTGGTATGCGCCAGCGTGCTATGATTGCGATTGCCTTGGCATGTCGTCCATCCCTTCTGATTGCGGATGAACCAACAACTGCACTCGACGTAACGATTCAGGCACAAATCCTGGATGTTATGAAGGACATGCAACAAAAACTTGGAACTTCGATCATGCTTATCACACATGACCTTGGAGTAGTCGCAGGAATGTGTGATCGTGTTGTCGTTATGAAGGAAGGCGAAGTTGTCGAAACAGGAACAACTGCTGAAATCTTCAGTAATCCTCAACATCCATACACAATTAAATTGCTGAATGCTCTTCCTCGTCTGGACGAGCCTAAAAAAGAAAAGCCTACTCCAGTTGGTATTATCAAAGGTGCCAACAAGCCGCTGGTTCAAGTGAAGAACCTCAAACAATACTTCAATTTGGGCAAAGGGAATATTCTCAAAGCGGTTAATGATGTTAGCTTTGATATTTTTGAAGGCGAAACACTTGGAGTTGTAGGGGAGTCTGGATGTGGTAAATCCACAACGGGCCGTACAATTCTGCGCCTTTATGAGCCAACAGGCGGAAATGTTAACTTTAATGGAACTGACATCTACAAGCTGTCTCCGCGCAAGATGAAAGAAATGCGTAAAGATATGCAGATGATTTTCCAGGATCCTTATGCATCTTTGAACCCACGTTTCAACGTTATGGATATCATCGGTGAATCTCTTGATATTCACGGTCTGGCATCGAGTAAGGCAGAGCGGAAGAGACGCGTTGAAGAACTGCTGGATCTTGTAGGCCTGAATCCTAGCCATGCACTCCGTTATCCACATGAATTCTCAGGTGGTCAAAGACAACGGATCGGGATTGCCCGTGCATTGGCCGTAGACCCTAAATTCATCATCTGTGATGAGCCGTTGTCTGCATTGGACGTGTCCATTCAGGCTCAGGTCGTTAATTTGCTTGAAGAACTTCAGCAACGCCTCGGTCTGACATACCTGTTCATTGCGCATGACTTGTCCATGGTTAAACATATCAGTGACCGTGTAGCTGTAATGTACATGGGTAAAGTGGTGGAGTTGGCAGAAAGTGAAGAACTTTATGCGAATCCGATTCACCCTTACACCAAAACATTGCTGTCTGCGATCCCTGTACCTGATCCGGAAGTAGAAGCGAGCAAACGTCGCATTTTGCTTCCAGAAGAACAAGCACTTAAGAATGGATCTGGTGGTCCTGTAAATGATCCATACAACCTGCAGAACGCTCAATTGATTGAGGTATCCAAAGGTCACTGGGTTGCAGAACCTTACGTATAA
- the bshC gene encoding bacillithiol biosynthesis cysteine-adding enzyme BshC: MKGITEALRSGTRLAEDYVCSRDAARGLYEYDIRWESGLHARAEWLDQSENTRIPRQRLAEYLRIYNKRVNDHGAVHESITRLAEQDALVVTGGQQSGLLTGPLFVIYKAASVVAAAREAENRLQRPVVPVFWIAGEDHDWDEVNHTYLPDASGDMTKIKLQGRFAGRDSVSNVHVETEHWMTVLEQVEHLLPDTVHKPGLMKLVTEIHQASSNLSDAFARFISALFGSSGLILLDAADPDLRRLEQPVFERLIRENGTLRQAYAQGASALEQAGYAMPAEVAEDGANLFYIHEGARLLLMLKDGLYSDRKGLVSFTEERLLQELAEHPERFSNNVLTRPLMQDSILPVAAVILGQGEIAYWGLTREAFGRFGLQMPILLPRLSFTIMEDVHHKHMVQYGLSFQDVQYHMEEKKEQWLAQQETFQVDEQFERVQQAFADLYRPLLDQIAEIHPGLDRIGDTNVGKISAQMQYLQQQTHKAIKDKHNVSLRHWNGMQNSLFPMNKPQERVHNVLFYLNRYGTEWIGQLIESQNEFRGQHQVITL; encoded by the coding sequence ATGAAAGGTATTACCGAGGCACTCCGCAGCGGAACGCGACTTGCAGAAGACTATGTCTGTTCAAGGGATGCTGCGCGTGGCCTTTACGAGTATGACATTCGCTGGGAATCGGGGCTTCATGCGCGTGCCGAGTGGCTGGACCAATCGGAGAACACACGTATTCCTCGTCAACGTCTGGCAGAGTATCTACGTATATATAATAAACGTGTGAACGATCATGGTGCAGTCCATGAATCCATCACACGTCTCGCGGAACAGGATGCGTTGGTTGTTACGGGAGGACAGCAAAGCGGCCTGCTTACAGGTCCGTTGTTTGTAATTTACAAAGCAGCAAGTGTAGTTGCAGCTGCGCGGGAAGCGGAGAACAGGCTACAACGGCCGGTCGTTCCCGTTTTTTGGATTGCAGGTGAAGACCATGACTGGGATGAAGTCAACCACACATATTTGCCTGACGCCAGCGGTGATATGACGAAGATCAAGTTACAAGGGCGGTTTGCAGGCAGGGATTCTGTGAGTAATGTCCATGTGGAAACAGAGCATTGGATGACTGTGCTGGAGCAGGTGGAACATCTGTTACCGGATACGGTGCACAAACCAGGTTTGATGAAGCTGGTTACGGAAATCCATCAGGCGAGTTCGAACCTGAGTGATGCGTTTGCTCGGTTTATCTCAGCGTTATTTGGCAGCAGTGGACTTATTCTGTTGGATGCTGCGGATCCAGACTTGCGCAGACTAGAGCAGCCTGTATTTGAACGCTTGATTCGTGAAAATGGGACATTACGCCAAGCCTATGCACAGGGGGCCTCCGCATTGGAACAAGCCGGATATGCCATGCCTGCTGAAGTTGCAGAAGATGGGGCCAATCTGTTTTACATACATGAAGGGGCACGATTGCTTCTGATGTTGAAAGACGGCTTGTACAGCGACCGTAAAGGTCTGGTTTCATTTACAGAAGAGCGACTGCTTCAGGAACTGGCTGAACATCCCGAGCGGTTTAGTAACAATGTATTGACCAGGCCATTAATGCAGGATTCCATTTTACCTGTAGCGGCTGTTATTTTGGGTCAAGGTGAAATCGCGTATTGGGGATTGACGCGTGAAGCGTTTGGCCGTTTCGGGCTGCAGATGCCTATCTTGCTTCCACGTCTGTCCTTTACCATCATGGAAGATGTTCATCACAAACATATGGTGCAGTACGGTCTTTCTTTCCAGGACGTTCAATATCATATGGAAGAAAAGAAGGAACAATGGCTGGCACAGCAGGAGACCTTCCAGGTCGATGAACAGTTCGAGCGCGTTCAGCAAGCATTTGCCGATCTATATCGTCCATTGCTTGATCAGATTGCAGAGATCCACCCTGGTCTGGACCGAATTGGAGATACCAATGTAGGCAAGATCAGCGCACAGATGCAATATCTGCAACAGCAGACCCACAAAGCCATTAAAGATAAACACAATGTGAGTCTAAGACACTGGAACGGGATGCAAAACTCACTCTTTCCCATGAACAAACCACAGGAACGAGTACATAACGTACTCTTTTACCTGAACCGTTATGGAACCGAGTGGATCGGACAACTGATTGAAAGTCAGAACGAATTCCGTGGACAACACCAAGTGATCACATTGTAG
- a CDS encoding penicillin-binding transpeptidase domain-containing protein: protein MVKRIKMRTLLIGGCITLFFLVLITRIFFIQVVNGGIWQERAAGLVEREQTIKASRGTITDRNGNILATDAPAYTVSVNPEMINKLGIEDVIIDKLSSLLGKSESEMRALVTAKKEDGTFFQQREVRSEGYKISPELAAKVDEFREKLQDDYKAKNAIVMTQESKRYYPEETLASHLLGYMSRDGKAVNGLEVSYDEQLTGTDGYLNYQKDAKGYKLPDSQDNYLPPQNGSNLKLTIDDTIQYYIEDAMKEAVAQYNPLSMTVIAADPNTMEILGMANWPTFNPNTYAETPDQKNFINHAIQSIYEPGSTFKIVTLAGAVEEKLFDPNATFESKRIYIGGYPISDNGHAYGRISYLEGVKRSSNIAFVNLGYNMLGGERLRHYIDQFGFGKKTGIDLPSESASPIKPLVYKSEIATAAYGHGLVQVTPIQQVAAVSAIANGGKLMEPHLVKEIINPNDGSSEVIKPKVVRQVISKESSKLVSGYLEQVVADQTIGTGRNAYIEGYRVAGKTGTARKVVNGDYSKSKDVVSFIGFAPVNNPKIAILVVIDQPDGANIGGGTAAAPVFKKIASQALQYMGVPKDTVKTTDKKSKTTPVVQAKAPDLSGKTAKQARSQLLNAGIAYETLGQGENVIRQYPVAGAAMNPGQRIYLLTEESSKMKIPDLSGESLRDALEVLSLMKVGVTVKGEGYVVKQTEQVAGEQRTVELVLQTAKAAVTGIADEAPESSDPASGDETNSQGTADGSGNTEETGKTDTTNPPSNETKSSDNTSDEASLP, encoded by the coding sequence ATGGTAAAAAGAATAAAGATGCGCACACTGCTTATAGGGGGATGTATTACCCTCTTTTTTCTTGTATTAATAACCCGCATCTTTTTTATTCAGGTTGTTAATGGCGGTATTTGGCAGGAGCGAGCGGCTGGTTTGGTTGAACGCGAACAAACCATCAAGGCCAGTCGTGGGACAATCACAGACCGCAATGGTAACATTTTGGCGACGGATGCGCCTGCTTACACGGTGTCTGTAAACCCAGAGATGATTAACAAGCTTGGAATTGAAGATGTGATTATTGACAAATTATCGAGTTTATTGGGTAAAAGTGAGAGTGAAATGCGAGCACTTGTAACAGCTAAAAAGGAAGATGGGACATTCTTTCAACAACGTGAAGTGCGCAGTGAAGGGTATAAAATTAGCCCAGAACTCGCTGCTAAGGTAGACGAATTTCGCGAAAAACTTCAGGATGACTACAAGGCTAAAAACGCGATTGTCATGACACAGGAGTCGAAGCGATATTATCCGGAAGAAACGCTTGCCTCTCATTTGCTGGGATACATGAGCCGTGATGGCAAAGCGGTTAACGGACTTGAAGTCTCCTATGATGAACAGCTTACAGGTACAGATGGTTATCTGAACTATCAGAAGGACGCCAAAGGGTACAAGCTGCCTGATTCCCAGGACAACTATCTTCCACCGCAGAATGGAAGTAACTTGAAGCTGACGATTGATGATACAATTCAGTACTACATCGAAGATGCAATGAAAGAAGCAGTGGCCCAGTACAATCCACTGAGCATGACTGTTATTGCAGCAGATCCAAACACAATGGAAATCTTAGGAATGGCCAATTGGCCGACCTTTAATCCTAATACGTATGCGGAAACGCCGGATCAGAAAAATTTTATCAACCATGCGATACAATCCATCTATGAACCAGGGTCTACTTTTAAAATTGTTACTCTGGCGGGTGCAGTTGAAGAGAAGTTGTTTGATCCGAATGCTACGTTCGAATCCAAGCGAATCTATATCGGTGGCTATCCCATCAGTGATAACGGTCACGCCTATGGCCGGATTTCCTACTTGGAAGGTGTTAAACGTTCAAGTAACATTGCGTTTGTTAATCTGGGTTATAACATGCTTGGCGGTGAACGTTTGCGTCATTACATAGACCAATTCGGTTTTGGTAAAAAGACGGGTATTGATCTGCCGAGTGAATCAGCATCACCAATCAAGCCGCTGGTTTATAAATCGGAAATTGCCACAGCAGCATATGGCCATGGTCTTGTACAGGTAACTCCAATCCAGCAGGTAGCAGCCGTTTCGGCCATTGCCAACGGTGGGAAACTCATGGAGCCGCACTTGGTGAAGGAGATTATCAATCCAAATGACGGTTCATCCGAAGTGATCAAGCCTAAAGTCGTTCGTCAGGTCATTTCCAAAGAATCTTCCAAACTGGTGAGCGGGTACCTCGAGCAGGTTGTTGCAGATCAGACGATTGGTACAGGACGTAATGCTTACATTGAAGGGTATCGTGTGGCTGGTAAAACCGGTACGGCCAGAAAAGTTGTCAACGGGGATTACAGTAAATCCAAAGACGTCGTTTCGTTTATCGGATTTGCACCCGTAAATAATCCTAAAATTGCGATCCTGGTTGTGATTGACCAGCCGGACGGTGCCAATATTGGCGGGGGGACAGCCGCCGCACCGGTATTTAAAAAGATTGCCAGTCAAGCTCTTCAATATATGGGAGTGCCGAAAGATACGGTGAAAACCACTGACAAAAAGTCTAAAACAACTCCGGTCGTTCAAGCCAAAGCTCCTGATCTGTCAGGTAAGACAGCGAAACAGGCCAGAAGCCAGCTTTTGAACGCAGGAATTGCCTATGAGACACTTGGTCAGGGTGAAAATGTCATTCGCCAATATCCTGTGGCGGGTGCAGCCATGAATCCTGGCCAACGAATCTACCTGTTGACCGAAGAGAGCAGCAAGATGAAGATCCCTGATCTGTCTGGCGAATCTCTCCGGGATGCACTTGAAGTGCTCTCCCTCATGAAAGTGGGCGTGACCGTTAAAGGTGAAGGATATGTGGTGAAGCAAACGGAGCAGGTGGCAGGCGAACAGAGAACGGTTGAGCTTGTGCTGCAGACGGCCAAAGCGGCAGTTACCGGTATAGCAGATGAAGCTCCCGAGTCTTCTGATCCAGCATCAGGAGACGAGACTAACAGTCAGGGGACAGCTGATGGATCGGGGAACACCGAAGAAACGGGCAAAACGGATACTACAAATCCACCTTCAAATGAGACAAAATCGTCTGATAACACATCAGACGAGGCTTCGCTTCCATAG